In one window of Manduca sexta isolate Smith_Timp_Sample1 unplaced genomic scaffold, JHU_Msex_v1.0 HiC_scaffold_387, whole genome shotgun sequence DNA:
- the LOC119193276 gene encoding uncharacterized protein LOC119193276, producing the protein MVCVILLQIYRLYVLHLETVDEGNGGSVYRKRHKHRSKEKKERSRRHEHKSKRHKRRREVAETTVSVISDPRKHDRVDGGRIRAIILTNSDDIKELELTKLFNDQVSTENEKKKNKKKQKSETSEESVNVHHTTDDSGI; encoded by the exons atggTGTGC GTAATTCTCTTACAAATATATAGACTATACGTATTACATTTGGAAACAGTTGATGAAGGTAACGGCGGCTCTGTATATAGGAAGCGACACAAACATAGGTCGAAAGAGAAGAAAGAACGAAGCAGAAGAca CGAACACAAGTCAAAAAGGCACAAGAGACGGCGAGAAGTGGCCGAGACCACGGTCTCAGTGATCAGTGACCCTCGGAAACACGACCGAGTGGACGGAGGCAGAATTAG agccataatattaacaaattctGATGACATCAAGGAATTGGAATTGACTAAACTGTTCAATGATCAAGTTTCAACTGAAAAtgagaagaagaagaa caaaaagaaacagaaatcAGAGACCTCGGAAGAATCAGTGAATGTTCATCATACAACTGACGATTCAGGCATTTGA